In Aliarcobacter faecis, a genomic segment contains:
- a CDS encoding rhodanese-like domain-containing protein produces MTNLIDLYPKEVEQLINENVVMIDVRRESEFINTGIIKNSIALTFFDDFGNYNIEKWLSEFQKYVKSKDQMFILICAHANRTKMIGNFLIEQGYTNVAHLYGGIALWLDENRETLAYK; encoded by the coding sequence ATGACAAATTTAATCGATTTATATCCAAAGGAAGTAGAGCAATTAATAAATGAAAATGTTGTAATGATAGATGTAAGAAGAGAGAGTGAGTTTATAAATACTGGAATTATAAAGAACAGTATAGCACTTACATTCTTTGATGATTTTGGAAATTATAATATTGAAAAATGGTTAAGTGAATTCCAAAAATATGTAAAATCAAAAGATCAAATGTTTATCTTAATTTGTGCACATGCAAATAGAACTAAAATGATTGGAAACTTTTTAATAGAACAAGGATATACAAATGTAGCCCATTTATATGGGGGAATTGCCCTTTGGTTAGATGAAAATAGAGAGACTTTAGCTTATAAATAA
- a CDS encoding thioredoxin family protein — MKKYLFIFLLSITALFSYEELTIDNFNEKIKGKNVIIDFYAPWCPPCKVLANNLEDFEIQKPDNVQIFKVNIDNELFLAKKYGVRKLPTLIYFKDGKPLKQDVGVKTVEELLEVSKNEFK, encoded by the coding sequence ATGAAAAAGTATTTGTTTATTTTCTTATTATCAATTACAGCACTTTTTTCTTATGAAGAGCTAACAATTGATAATTTTAATGAAAAAATAAAAGGGAAGAATGTAATTATTGATTTTTATGCACCTTGGTGCCCACCTTGTAAAGTATTAGCAAATAATTTAGAGGATTTTGAGATACAAAAACCAGATAATGTTCAAATTTTTAAAGTAAATATTGATAATGAGTTGTTTTTGGCAAAAAAATATGGGGTTAGAAAGTTACCAACTTTAATATATTTTAAAGATGGAAAACCTTTAAAACAAGATGTCGGAGTAAAAACTGTAGAAGAACTTTTAGAAGTTAGTAAGAATGAGTTTAAATAA